In a single window of the Agrobacterium fabrum str. C58 genome:
- a CDS encoding N-formylglutamate amidohydrolase codes for MTVRSRFFTEAEGKAVGVENAAAKGDVLLVCEHASATIPQKYGTLGLSADVLSSHAAWDPGALAVARLLSEKFHATLVYQRFSRLVYDCNRPPESPSAMPVKSEIYDIPGNFDLDEAERFARTSALYVPFHDRVSEIIAERQAAGRKVVVVTIHSFTPVYHGRFREVEIGILHDNDSRLADAMLAGAEGASLTVRRNDPYGPEDGVTHTLRLHALPDGLLNVMIEIRNDLIANEGEQAAIAGFLHELMGKALSSIEE; via the coding sequence ATGACGGTGCGTTCACGGTTTTTCACAGAAGCGGAGGGGAAGGCTGTCGGCGTCGAGAATGCGGCGGCGAAGGGCGATGTTCTTCTTGTCTGTGAACATGCCTCCGCCACCATTCCGCAGAAATACGGCACGTTGGGTCTTTCGGCGGATGTGCTTTCAAGCCATGCGGCCTGGGATCCGGGTGCTCTTGCCGTTGCCCGTCTGCTATCTGAAAAATTCCACGCCACGCTTGTCTATCAACGGTTTTCGCGTCTGGTCTATGATTGCAACCGCCCGCCCGAATCGCCTTCCGCGATGCCGGTGAAGAGCGAGATTTACGATATTCCCGGCAATTTCGATCTCGATGAAGCGGAACGTTTCGCGCGCACGTCGGCGCTTTACGTGCCGTTTCATGACCGCGTGAGCGAGATCATCGCGGAGCGGCAGGCCGCCGGCCGCAAGGTGGTGGTGGTGACCATCCACAGTTTTACGCCGGTTTATCACGGCCGGTTCCGCGAGGTTGAAATCGGCATTCTGCACGATAACGACAGCCGCCTGGCGGACGCGATGCTGGCGGGTGCCGAAGGGGCCTCGCTGACGGTCAGGCGCAACGACCCTTACGGGCCGGAAGACGGTGTGACACATACGCTGCGGCTGCATGCGCTGCCGGACGGTCTTTTGAATGTCATGATCGAAATCCGCAACGATCTCATCGCCAATGAAGGGGAACAGGCGGCTATTGCCGGTTTCCTCCACGAACTTATGGGGAAAGCGCTCTCATCGATTGAAGAGTGA
- a CDS encoding MurR/RpiR family transcriptional regulator, whose amino-acid sequence MRSTTATVSDVIHAHYDALTRSEKRLAESLLGNYPVSGLGSITTIAENAGVSTPTVARMVQKLGYKGYPEFQAHLHQELEATISGPVAKHDRWATNAPGLHILNRFADAITGNLRDTLGDLDTAVFDNAARLLSDRKRSIYFVGGRITGAIAEYFFTHMQVIRPKTTLMSSNSSAWPQYMLNMSAGDVLVIFDIRRYEHDMTTLAEVAKANGVQIILFTDQWTSPVARHALHTFRVRIEAPSAWDSSVVTLFVVEALIEAVQNGTWDETKERMNALEGLFEQTRLFRRPERT is encoded by the coding sequence TTGCGCAGCACGACGGCCACCGTCTCGGATGTCATCCATGCCCATTACGACGCACTGACCCGTTCGGAAAAACGGCTGGCGGAAAGCCTGCTCGGCAACTACCCGGTTTCGGGTCTCGGCAGCATCACCACCATCGCCGAAAACGCCGGCGTTTCGACGCCGACGGTGGCGCGCATGGTGCAGAAGCTCGGTTATAAGGGTTATCCGGAATTCCAGGCGCATCTGCATCAGGAGCTGGAGGCGACGATCTCAGGCCCGGTCGCCAAACATGACCGCTGGGCGACCAATGCCCCCGGGCTGCACATTCTCAACCGCTTCGCCGACGCCATCACCGGCAATCTGCGCGACACGCTTGGTGATCTCGACACTGCCGTCTTCGACAATGCGGCAAGGCTGCTCTCGGACCGCAAACGCAGCATCTATTTCGTCGGCGGGCGCATCACCGGCGCGATTGCCGAATATTTCTTCACCCACATGCAGGTGATTCGACCAAAAACGACGCTGATGTCGTCCAATTCCAGCGCCTGGCCGCAATATATGCTGAACATGAGCGCCGGCGACGTGCTGGTCATTTTCGACATCCGCCGTTACGAGCACGACATGACGACGTTGGCCGAAGTCGCGAAGGCAAACGGTGTGCAGATCATCCTCTTCACCGACCAATGGACATCGCCGGTGGCGCGCCATGCGCTGCACACCTTCCGGGTCCGGATCGAGGCTCCCTCGGCGTGGGATTCCTCCGTCGTCACCCTGTTCGTGGTCGAAGCCCTGATCGAAGCGGTGCAGAACGGCACCTGGGATGAAACCAAGGAACGCATGAACGCACTCGAGGGGCTGTTCGAACAGACACGGCTGTTCCGCAGGCCGGAAAGAACATGA
- a CDS encoding ABC transporter substrate-binding protein, translating to MISHCRRLLATTTALVIASTAIAAAEPSAELIAAAKKEGMLTTVALPHDWCGYGDVIAAFKAKYPEITVNELNPDAGSADEVEAVKANKDNKGPQAPDVVDVGLAFGPQMKAEGLLQPYKVSTWAEIPDNVKDADGYWYGDYYGVMSMFVNKDLVKNVPKDWADLLKPEYSGQVALAGDPRASNQAILGVLAAGLSTGAKSGKEAGEAGLKYFADLNKAGNFLPVIGKAGTLAQGATPIIVAWDYNALSWKKTLNDNPPTEVVVPEKGVLAGVYVQGISAYAPHPNAAKLWMEHLYSDDGQLGWLKGYCHPIRFNAMVKAGKVPQELIDSLPPAAAYEKAIFPTLEEVDANKAAVTGGWDKVVGANVK from the coding sequence GTGATCTCTCACTGCCGCCGACTGCTTGCTACGACCACCGCACTGGTCATCGCCTCCACCGCGATTGCCGCCGCTGAACCGAGCGCTGAACTGATCGCTGCCGCCAAGAAGGAAGGCATGCTGACCACCGTCGCGCTGCCGCACGACTGGTGCGGATATGGCGACGTGATCGCCGCGTTCAAGGCAAAATATCCGGAAATCACCGTCAACGAACTGAACCCCGACGCCGGTTCCGCCGACGAAGTGGAAGCGGTCAAGGCGAACAAGGACAATAAGGGGCCGCAGGCTCCTGACGTTGTCGACGTCGGTCTCGCCTTTGGACCGCAGATGAAGGCCGAAGGCCTGCTGCAGCCCTACAAGGTCTCCACCTGGGCCGAAATCCCTGACAACGTCAAGGATGCCGACGGTTACTGGTACGGCGACTATTACGGCGTCATGTCGATGTTCGTAAACAAGGATCTCGTCAAGAACGTGCCGAAGGATTGGGCCGACCTGCTGAAGCCGGAATATTCCGGTCAGGTAGCGCTCGCTGGCGATCCGCGCGCCTCCAACCAGGCGATCCTCGGCGTTCTCGCCGCCGGTCTTTCCACCGGCGCGAAATCCGGCAAGGAAGCCGGTGAAGCTGGCCTGAAGTATTTCGCCGACCTCAACAAGGCTGGTAACTTCCTTCCGGTCATCGGCAAGGCTGGCACGCTGGCACAGGGCGCGACCCCGATCATCGTCGCCTGGGACTACAACGCCCTTTCCTGGAAGAAGACGCTGAACGACAACCCGCCGACCGAAGTCGTCGTGCCTGAAAAGGGTGTTCTCGCTGGCGTTTACGTTCAGGGCATTTCCGCCTACGCGCCGCATCCGAATGCTGCAAAGCTCTGGATGGAGCATCTCTATTCGGACGACGGTCAGCTCGGCTGGCTGAAGGGCTATTGCCACCCGATCCGCTTCAACGCCATGGTCAAGGCCGGCAAGGTTCCGCAGGAACTGATCGACAGCCTGCCGCCGGCAGCAGCCTATGAAAAGGCGATCTTCCCGACACTCGAGGAAGTTGATGCCAACAAGGCTGCCGTCACCGGCGGCTGGGACAAAGTCGTCGGCGCAAACGTGAAGTAA
- a CDS encoding ABC transporter permease → MPSNNTGGPSDAGRKLPLNWIGVVPFAVFVMLFLILPTMKIVIGAFQQTDGSFTLDNIAGLFTSSILAAYWISIKISLASAALGCLIGFAVAAAVVLGGLPQRIRGPLLTFSGVASQFAGVPLAFAFIATLGPVGLLTVFLKTQIGIDLRLLGFNILSFWGLTVTYLFFQIPLMILIITPALDGLKREWREAAEILGATGLQYWRMVAFPILLPSLLGTMSLLFANAFGAVATAIALTGSSLNIVPILLFAQIRGDVLGNPHLGYALAFGMIVLTGIANALYIWLRARSERWLK, encoded by the coding sequence ATGCCATCAAACAACACCGGCGGACCATCCGACGCGGGCAGAAAGTTGCCGCTGAACTGGATAGGCGTCGTACCTTTTGCCGTCTTTGTTATGCTGTTCCTGATCCTGCCGACGATGAAGATCGTCATCGGCGCGTTTCAGCAAACGGATGGCAGCTTCACGCTGGACAACATTGCCGGGCTTTTCACCTCTTCGATCCTTGCTGCCTACTGGATCTCGATCAAGATCAGCCTCGCCTCCGCGGCGCTGGGCTGCCTGATCGGTTTTGCCGTGGCCGCAGCCGTCGTTTTGGGTGGCCTGCCGCAACGTATCCGCGGCCCGCTTCTCACCTTTTCCGGTGTCGCCTCGCAATTTGCCGGCGTGCCGCTCGCCTTCGCCTTCATCGCTACACTTGGCCCGGTCGGCCTGCTCACCGTCTTCCTGAAGACGCAGATCGGCATTGATCTGAGGCTCCTCGGTTTCAACATCCTGTCCTTCTGGGGCCTGACGGTCACCTATCTGTTTTTCCAGATACCGCTGATGATCCTCATCATCACGCCGGCGCTGGACGGGCTGAAGCGTGAATGGCGCGAGGCGGCCGAAATTCTCGGCGCCACCGGCCTGCAATATTGGCGCATGGTGGCTTTCCCGATCCTGTTGCCGTCGCTGCTCGGCACCATGTCGCTGCTGTTTGCCAATGCCTTCGGCGCAGTGGCCACCGCGATCGCGCTCACCGGCTCCTCGCTCAACATCGTGCCGATCCTGCTCTTCGCGCAAATCCGCGGCGACGTTCTCGGCAATCCGCATCTCGGTTACGCGCTCGCCTTCGGCATGATCGTCCTGACCGGCATCGCTAATGCACTTTACATCTGGCTACGCGCCCGCAGCGAAAGGTGGCTGAAATGA
- a CDS encoding ABC transporter permease, whose protein sequence is MKRFFAWGALTFGLLYFALPLIGMTNFSLKMRRGEYSFDAYGKVLTDPRFQETFSYSVVMALFTIVFGVLLVVPTAYWVRLKLPGLRPYIEFITLLPLVIPAIVIVFGYIRLYNTSSWLPLTGTTFGTNLLLMFGYATLALPYMYRAVDTGLRTIDVSTLTEAAQSLGAGWTTILSRIILPNVLVAVLSGAFLTFAIVIGEFTMAALLNRPAFGPYMQLLGANRAYEPAALAVISFGITWGCLGLIQLVSRYQKGAPPKA, encoded by the coding sequence ATGAAGCGTTTCTTCGCCTGGGGCGCGCTGACATTCGGCCTCCTTTATTTCGCTCTGCCGCTGATCGGCATGACCAACTTTTCACTGAAGATGCGGCGCGGCGAATATTCCTTCGATGCCTATGGCAAGGTGCTCACCGATCCGCGCTTTCAGGAAACCTTCAGCTATTCGGTGGTGATGGCGCTGTTCACCATCGTTTTCGGGGTTCTTCTGGTGGTGCCGACAGCCTATTGGGTGCGCCTGAAACTGCCGGGCCTGCGCCCCTATATCGAATTCATCACGCTGCTACCGCTGGTCATTCCGGCCATCGTCATCGTGTTCGGTTATATCAGGCTCTACAACACCTCGAGCTGGCTGCCACTGACCGGCACGACCTTCGGCACCAACCTGCTTTTGATGTTCGGTTATGCCACGCTTGCCCTGCCCTACATGTACCGCGCCGTAGACACGGGTCTTAGAACCATCGACGTCTCGACGCTGACGGAAGCGGCGCAGAGCCTTGGCGCGGGATGGACGACCATCCTGTCGCGCATCATCCTGCCCAATGTACTGGTCGCCGTGCTTTCGGGCGCGTTCTTGACCTTCGCCATCGTCATCGGTGAATTCACCATGGCGGCCCTTTTGAACCGCCCGGCCTTTGGCCCCTACATGCAGCTGCTCGGCGCCAACCGCGCCTATGAACCGGCAGCGCTTGCCGTGATTTCCTTCGGCATCACCTGGGGTTGCCTCGGTCTGATCCAACTCGTTTCCCGCTATCAGAAGGGCGCGCCTCCCAAGGCCTGA
- a CDS encoding ABC transporter ATP-binding protein, which produces MSFLTLSNIKKSFGSVQVVHDFNMAIEKGEFVSFLGPSGCGKTTVLRMIAGFEIPTGGSIVINGKDQTTLRPNQRNIGMVFQAYALFPNMNVYENVAFGLKVAGKPKAEIDARVKEMLQLIHLEHLADRYPYQMSGGQQQRVALARALAPKPEVLLLDEPLSALDAKIRVSLREEIRQIQQKLGITTIFVTHDQEEALSISDRIVVMNGGRADQIGSPFDIYNKPATRFVASFVGTLNLIDATVVDSSSNTIRVGEQQITLPKPVDAANGEKITLALRPEAGSLGSDAKGDVAISGLVTSSQFLGSVIRTRLDLGGSTLSFDMFNDPGTAPPAVGERVTLKFAAGDLMLIKD; this is translated from the coding sequence ATGAGCTTTTTGACACTTAGCAACATCAAGAAATCCTTCGGCTCCGTGCAGGTCGTGCATGATTTCAACATGGCCATCGAAAAGGGCGAATTCGTCTCCTTTCTCGGGCCATCGGGCTGTGGCAAGACCACCGTGCTGCGCATGATCGCCGGTTTCGAAATCCCGACCGGCGGATCGATCGTCATCAACGGCAAGGACCAGACGACGCTCAGACCGAACCAGCGCAATATCGGCATGGTGTTCCAGGCCTATGCCCTGTTCCCGAACATGAATGTCTATGAAAACGTCGCCTTCGGTCTGAAAGTCGCCGGCAAACCAAAAGCCGAGATCGACGCCCGCGTGAAGGAAATGCTCCAGCTCATCCATCTGGAACATCTGGCGGACCGCTACCCCTATCAGATGTCGGGCGGTCAGCAGCAGCGCGTGGCGCTCGCCCGGGCGCTTGCGCCGAAGCCGGAAGTGCTTCTGCTGGACGAACCGCTCTCCGCCCTCGACGCCAAGATCCGCGTCTCGCTGCGTGAGGAAATCCGCCAGATCCAGCAGAAACTCGGCATCACCACCATTTTCGTGACCCACGATCAGGAAGAGGCCCTGTCGATATCCGACCGCATCGTCGTGATGAATGGCGGCCGTGCCGACCAGATCGGTTCGCCCTTCGATATCTACAACAAACCCGCCACCCGCTTCGTCGCCTCCTTCGTCGGTACGTTGAACCTCATCGACGCCACCGTGGTGGATTCCTCATCCAATACCATCCGTGTCGGAGAGCAGCAGATCACCCTGCCGAAGCCGGTCGATGCAGCGAATGGCGAAAAAATCACGCTGGCACTTCGCCCGGAAGCAGGTTCCCTCGGCAGCGATGCGAAAGGCGATGTTGCCATTTCCGGCCTCGTCACCTCCAGCCAGTTCCTCGGCTCCGTCATCCGCACCCGCCTTGATCTGGGCGGTTCGACGCTGTCCTTCGACATGTTCAACGACCCCGGCACAGCGCCGCCCGCTGTCGGTGAGCGGGTGACACTGAAATTCGCTGCCGGCGACCTGATGCTCATCAAGGACTGA
- a CDS encoding zinc-dependent alcohol dehydrogenase family protein: protein MRALYYERFGETPVVASLPDPAPSDGGVVIAVKATGLCRSDWHGWMGHDTDIRLPHVPGHEFAGVISAVGRNVTRFKTGDRVTVPFVSGCGHCHECRSGNQQVCETQFQPGFTHWGSFAEYVAIDYADQNLVHLPESMSYATAAGLGCRFATSFRAVTDQGRLKGGEWLAVHGCGGVGLSAIMIGAGLGAQVVAIDIAEDKLELARQLGATATINSRSVADVAEAVRDITGGGAHVSVDALGHPQTCCNSISNLRRRGRHVQVGLMLADHAMPAIPMARVIAHELEIYGSHGMQAWRYEDMLAMIESGRLAPEKLIGRHISLTEAAVALPGMDRFQESGISIIDRFE, encoded by the coding sequence ATGCGCGCGCTTTATTACGAACGATTCGGCGAGACCCCTGTAGTCGCGTCCCTGCCTGATCCGGCACCGAGCGATGGCGGCGTGGTGATTGCGGTGAAGGCAACCGGCCTCTGCCGCAGCGACTGGCATGGCTGGATGGGACATGACACGGATATCCGTCTGCCGCATGTGCCCGGCCACGAGTTCGCCGGCGTCATCTCCGCAGTCGGCAGAAACGTCACCCGCTTCAAGACGGGTGATCGCGTTACCGTGCCTTTCGTCTCCGGCTGCGGCCATTGCCATGAGTGCCGCTCCGGCAATCAGCAGGTCTGCGAAACGCAGTTCCAGCCCGGCTTCACCCATTGGGGTTCCTTCGCCGAATATGTCGCCATCGACTATGCCGATCAGAACCTCGTGCACCTGCCGGAATCGATGAGTTACGCCACCGCCGCCGGCCTCGGTTGCCGTTTCGCCACCTCCTTCCGGGCGGTGACGGATCAGGGACGCCTGAAGGGCGGCGAATGGCTGGCTGTCCATGGCTGCGGCGGTGTCGGTCTCTCCGCCATCATGATCGGCGCCGGCCTCGGCGCACAGGTCGTCGCCATCGATATTGCCGAAGACAAGCTCGAACTCGCCCGGCAACTGGGTGCAACCGCAACCATCAACAGCCGCTCCGTTGCCGATGTCGCCGAAGCGGTGCGCGACATCACCGGTGGCGGCGCGCATGTGTCGGTGGATGCGCTTGGCCATCCGCAGACCTGCTGCAATTCCATCAGCAACCTGCGCCGGCGCGGACGCCATGTGCAGGTGGGGCTGATGCTGGCAGACCATGCCATGCCGGCCATTCCCATGGCCCGGGTGATCGCTCATGAGCTGGAGATCTATGGCAGCCACGGCATGCAGGCATGGCGTTACGAGGACATGCTGGCCATGATCGAAAGCGGCAGGCTTGCGCCGGAAAAGCTGATTGGCCGCCATATCTCGCTGACCGAAGCGGCCGTCGCCCTGCCCGGAATGGATAGGTTCCAGGAGAGCGGCATCAGCATCATCGACCGGTTCGAATAG
- a CDS encoding AAA family ATPase, producing the protein MLFLDSVAMKEKPEGREEYPFSVPAMRHLERLEFKTPITFFAGNNGSGKSTLLEGLAAGMTAYAIGNHGDVKGDLYLQHAETVAKAFYFARKKYPKIRMFLRAEDVLGYIRRQNENALDDFRWEREKALKKGEDFPEETPEIFRGIVRNNSLDRRSHGEGFLDIMHRRLHGAGLYFLDEPESPLSPQKQLELAAIIRQAADSGGQLIIATHSPVLLAIPEATIYYFDEDGITERLYDELENIAFLRRFLDRPSKYLDD; encoded by the coding sequence ATGCTGTTTCTCGACAGCGTAGCCATGAAGGAAAAGCCGGAAGGACGGGAGGAATATCCTTTTTCCGTCCCAGCCATGCGCCATCTGGAACGCCTCGAATTCAAGACACCGATCACCTTTTTTGCCGGCAATAACGGTTCCGGCAAATCGACATTGTTGGAAGGTCTGGCGGCGGGAATGACGGCCTATGCCATTGGCAATCATGGCGATGTCAAGGGTGACCTCTATCTCCAGCATGCCGAGACCGTGGCGAAGGCCTTCTATTTCGCCCGCAAGAAATATCCGAAGATACGCATGTTTCTGCGCGCCGAAGATGTGCTGGGCTATATCCGTCGGCAGAACGAAAATGCGCTGGACGATTTTCGCTGGGAACGGGAAAAGGCCCTGAAGAAAGGCGAGGATTTTCCGGAGGAAACGCCGGAGATCTTTCGCGGGATTGTCAGGAACAACAGCCTCGACCGACGGTCACATGGTGAAGGCTTCCTCGATATCATGCACCGGCGGCTTCACGGCGCTGGCCTCTATTTTCTCGACGAACCGGAAAGCCCACTTTCGCCGCAAAAGCAGCTGGAACTGGCGGCAATCATCCGCCAAGCGGCCGATAGCGGCGGGCAATTGATCATTGCCACCCACTCGCCCGTGCTTTTAGCCATTCCAGAGGCGACGATTTATTATTTCGATGAGGATGGCATTACAGAACGGCTCTATGACGAACTGGAAAACATCGCCTTCCTGCGCCGCTTTCTCGATCGTCCGTCGAAATACCTGGACGATTGA